The Argopecten irradians isolate NY chromosome 16, Ai_NY, whole genome shotgun sequence genome window below encodes:
- the LOC138310039 gene encoding uncharacterized protein, translating to MATQAYTHTPQIFTLVTQTYTHTPQLFTLVTQVYTHTPQIFTMVIQAYIHTPQIFTMVTQTYTHTLQIFTMVTQTYTHTPQIFTMVTQAYIHTSDHHHGNPGLLTHTHTPQTFTMATQAYTHTPQIFTMATQTYTHTPQIFNMVTQTYTHTPQIFTMVTQAYTHTPQIFTMVTQTYTHTPQIFTMVTQTYTHTPQIFTMATQTYTHTPQIFTMVTQAYIHTSDLHHGNPGLLTHTHTSDLHHGNTGLHTHTHTPQTFTMVTQTYTHTPQIFTMVTQTYTHTSNIHNGDTGLHAHLRPSPWQPRVTYTHTPQTFTMATQAYTLTPQIFSMVT from the coding sequence ATGGCAACACAGGCCTACACTCACACACCGCAGATATTCACACTGGTAACACagacctacacacacacacctcaATTATTCACCTTGGTAACACAGgtctacacacacacacctcaAATATTCACCATGGTAATACAGGCCTACATTCACACACCTCAGATATTCACTATGGTAACACAGACCTACACTCACACACTTCAGAtcttcaccatggtaacacagacctacacacacacacctcaAATattcaccatggtaacacaggCCTACATTCACACCTCAGACCATCACCATGGCAACCCAGGGTtacttacacacacacacacacctcaGACCTTCACCATGGCAACACAGGCCTACACTCACACACCTCAGATCTTCACCATGGCAACACAGACCTACACTCACACACCTCAGATCTTCAACATGGTAACACAGACCTACACTCATACACCTCAGAtcttcaccatggtaacacaggCCTACACTCACACACCTCAGAtcttcaccatggtaacacagacCTACACTCACACACCTCAGAtcttcaccatggtaacacagacCTACACTCACACACCTCAGATCTTCACCATGGCAACACAGACCTACACACATACACCTCAAATattcaccatggtaacacaggCCTACATTCACACCTCAGACCTTCACCATGGCAACCCAGGGTtacttacacacacacacacctcaGACCTTCACCATGGCAACACAGgcctacacacacacacacacacacctcagaccttcaccatggtaacacagacCTACACTCACACACCTCAGAtcttcaccatggtaacacagacCTACACACACACCTCAAATATTCACAATGGTGACACAGGCCTACATGCACACCTCAGACCTTCACCATGGCAACCCAGGGTtacttacacacacacacctcaGACCTTCACCATGGCAACACAGGCCTACACTCTCACACCTCAGATATTTTCTATGGTAACATAG
- the LOC138309985 gene encoding lys-63-specific deubiquitinase-like, protein MAINCVHLEADAYMVCLTHALSTEREEVMGLLIGEIDENRVSHISAVIILRRSDKQPDRVEISPEQLSDASTKAEDLAKELQRPLRVLGWYHSHPHITVWPSHVDVRTQAMYQMMDEGFIGLIFSVFNEDKNTKQNRIQVTCFQSQVVDSFPTQYSPIEVPLHIVPSSGLGRACLDSLVELPKILSQEEAEAYHKVTSNDLDLITTIHNSSVYTKSLCHIMEVMSAPLIQSLEDRLEQNKSQIAQLQKENDALKQQLNST, encoded by the exons ATGGCTATAAATTGTGTTCATTTGGAAGCTGATGCATATATGGTCTGTCTCACACATGCATTATCCACAGAACGAGAAGAAGTCATGGGACTTTTAATCGGAGAG attGATGAGAATAGAGTTTCACACATTTCGGCCGTTATCATTCTGAGGAGATCTGATAAACAGCCTGATAGAGTAGAAATCTCGCCAGAACAGTTGTCTGACGCATCAACTAAGGCCGAG GACTTGGCTAAAGAGCTCCAGCGTCCATTACGAGTTTTAGGCTGGTACCATTCTCACCCACACATAACTGTATGGCCTTCTCATGTAG ATGTAAGAACACAAGCTATGTACCAGATGATGGATGAGGGATTTATAGGTCTAATATTCTCTGTATTTAACGAGGACAAAAACACGAAG CAAAATCGTATCCAAGTAACCTGTTTCCAGTCACAAGTGGTGGACAGTTTCCCTACACA GTACTCCCCAATAGAAGTGCCCCTCCACATTGTCCCCAGTTCGGGGCTGGGTAGGGCGTGTCTCGACTCCCTGGTAGAACTTCCCAAAATTCTCTCACAGGAAGAGGCTGAGGCATACCACAAGGTCACCtcgaatgaccttgaccttatcaCCACTATACACAACTCATCAG TTTACACCAAATCCCTGTGCCACATCATGGAAGTTATGAGCGCTCCTCTTATACAATCATTAGAAGACCGCCTGGaacaaaataaatcacaaaTCGCTCAGCTACAGAAGGAAAATGATGCACTAAAACAACAACTGAACTCTACCTGA
- the LOC138309982 gene encoding putative leucine-rich repeat-containing protein DDB_G0290503, producing the protein MALCYRCGGHFAPNHPMCCPANGCYCFRCGNIGHFSRMCFNRTGHCTTNVGTTGYYPWTSQRQLPIHPVPVPKNSSDSKSVIRTAPKKKAKSTSKRRRDSERLRKFRETKKVLCIFPFSNIENSELQNDFQKDSNYSNQIISLQSKLVRTKIPISKISEKCAKLQRSNEILEEECARVKNVNITNYVSQIKELEKALDNRKKIMKSKDETISTLQTTAKQKEQTQRQIANLKFKISEKDEELKQKQNIITSLQKQLSYYSAPNTTRLNTFPGPRNQPQNNSRRQRPHISYENRANRLHQNRGQFN; encoded by the coding sequence ATGGCATTATGCTATAGATGTGGAGGCCACTTCGCCCCAAACCATCCGATGTGTTGTCCAGCAAACGGATGTTACTGTTTCCGATGTGGAAACATTGGCCACTTCTCGAGAATGTGTTTTAATCGAACCGGACATTGTACTACAAATGTTGGTACAACAGGATATTATCCCTGGACCAGTCAGCGACAACTGCCTATCCATCCTGTTCCTGTCCCGAAAAACTCTTCGGACAGTAAGTCCGTTATTCGCACTGCACCAAAGAAAAAGGCCAAGTCAACATCTAAACGACGGCGAGATTCTGAACGTCTCAGGAAATTCCGAGAAACCAAAAAggtattgtgtatttttccATTCAGTAACATTGAAAATAGTGAACTTCAAAACGATTTCCAGAAAGACTCTAACTACAGCAACCAGATAATTTCATTACAGTCAAAACTTGTTCGTACCAAAATTCCCATCtccaaaatatcagaaaagtgTGCAAAATTACAAAGATCAAACGAAATTCTAGAAGAGGAATGTGCGCGcgtcaaaaatgtgaatataaccAATTATGTGTCTCAAATTAAGGAACTAGAAAAAGCATTGGAcaacagaaagaaaattatgaaaagcaaagacgaaacaatcagtacattacaaacaaccgCGAAACAAAAAGAACAGACACAACGACAGATTGCGAATTTAAAGTTCAAAATTTCGGAGAAGGACgaggaattaaaacagaaacaaaacataatcacaAGCCTCCAAAAACAACTTAGTTACTACAGCGCTCCAAATACTACCAGACTGAATACTTTTCCCGGACCACGAAACcaaccacaaaataattcaCGACGCCAGCGACcacacatttcctatgaaaaccgAGCGAATAGACTCCATCAAAACAGAGGACAGTTTAATTAA